The Henckelia pumila isolate YLH828 chromosome 2, ASM3356847v2, whole genome shotgun sequence genome includes a window with the following:
- the LOC140877824 gene encoding uncharacterized protein: MKPHGVIEEQIQLRAFPFSLKSAAKDWLYYLPSGSITTWTEMKRIFLEKYFPASRAVNIRKEIYGIKQYTGESLHEYWERNDHAPRKNNETAKACGICAAMGHATDMCPTLQEESVEQVNATDGFPGPPHRKYDPYSNTYNPD, from the exons atgaaaccccatggagtgataGAGGAGCAAATCCAACTgagggcctttcctttctctttgaagagtgctgctaaggattggctgtaTTATTTACCCTCTGGATCCATCACGACTTGGACTGAGATGAAAAGAATTTTTCTGGAGAAGTACTTCCCAGCTTCAAGAGCCGTTAACATcaggaaggaaatctatgggatAAAGCAATACACAGGGGAATCActtcatgaatactgggagcg gaaTGATCATGCACCAAGGAAAAAcaatgag actgcaaaggcatgtggtATATGCGCTGCAATGGGACAcgccactgatatgtgtcctactCTTCAAGAGGAATCGGTCGAACAAGTTAATGCTACTgacggatttcctggaccaccacatcGAAAGTATGATCCATATTCCAACACCTACAATCCTGATTga